The proteins below are encoded in one region of Phaseolus vulgaris cultivar G19833 chromosome 1, P. vulgaris v2.0, whole genome shotgun sequence:
- the LOC137815291 gene encoding probable xyloglucan galactosyltransferase GT14: MEKSVLISRVCYENHHFCLAILFSFLFCSLFLSFRAPNHALTFKPLTKNLTTTHPCTGRYVYIHQLPSRFNTDLLHNCHSLTRGTNKPNMCPYMQNMGLGPQIATSQGVLTNNTWYATNQFLLEVIFHNRMTKYSCLTNDSSLASAIFVPFYAGLDVSRFLWLSNLTDRDSSARDLLQWLADRPEWNKMWGRDHFLISGRIAWDFRRQRDEESYWGSKFRFLPESMNMSMLAVEASSWNNDYAIPYPTSFHPSKDTQVLQWQRKIKFCKRPYLFTFTGAPRPELEGSIRGKIIEQCRASSVCKFVDCSYGVERCDDPVNVMKVFESSVFCLQPPGDSYTRRSIFDSMVAGCIPVFFHPGTAYSQYKWHLPKNRSRYSVYIPVKDVKEWNANVEEVLLKIPEGEVSAMREEVIKVIPNIIYADPASELDSFEDAFDLAVKGMVERIEKVREAMRRGIDPSIGFADEDHYKYTFSQNFS; this comes from the coding sequence ATGGAAAAATCAGTTCTGATCTCCAGAGTTTGCTACGAGAACCACCACTTCTGCCTtgcaattctcttctcctttctcTTCTGCTCTCTATTCCTCTCCTTTCGTGCTCCCAACCACGCACTCACATTCAAACCCCTCACCAAAAATCTCACCACCACTCATCCCTGCACTGGCCGCTATGTTTACATCCACCAACTCCCTTCACGCTTCAACACTGACTTGCTTCACAATTGCCACTCCCTCACCAGAGGCACCAACAAACCCAACATGTGCCCTTATATGCAGAACATGGGCTTGGGTCCTCAGATTGCCACCTCTCAAGGGGTTTTAACCAACAACACTTGGTATGCCACCAACCAGTTCTTGTTGGAGGTCATTTTTCACAACAGGATGACCAAGTATTCCTGCTTGACCAACGATTCTTCCTTGGCCTCTGCAATCTTTGTCCCCTTTTATGCTGGTCTAGACGTTAGCCGTTTCCTCTGGCTCTCTAATCTCACAGACAGAGACTCCTCTGCTCGAGATCTTCTCCAATGGCTTGCAGACAGACCCGAGTGGAACAAAATGTGGGGCAGAGACCATTTCCTTATTTCTGGGAGGATTGCTTGGGATTTCAGGAGACAGCGCGATGAGGAGTCCTACTGGGGTAGCAAGTTCAGATTTCTTCCCGAATCCATGAACATGTCCATGTTAGCAGTTGAAGCAAGCTCGTGGAACAATGACTATGCAATACCCTACCCAACTTCTTTTCACCCCTCAAAGGACACTCAAGTTCTGCAATGGCAGAGAAAAATCAAGTTCTGCAAGCGGCCGTACTTGTTTACTTTCACCGGAGCTCCAAGGCCTGAACTTGAAGGTTCCATCAGGGGTAAGATCATAGAGCAGTGTCGAGCTTCGAGTGTCTGCAAATTCGTTGACTGCAGCTACGGTGTAGAGAGATGTGACGACCCTGTCAATGTTATGAAGGTTTTTGAGAGTTCCGTGTTTTGTCTGCAGCCTCCCGGTGACTCTTACACCAGAAGGTCCATTTTTGATTCTATGGTGGCTGGTTGTATTCCCGTTTTCTTTCATCCGGGCACTGCTTATTCGCAGTACAAGTGGCATTTACCTAAGAATAGGAGTAGGTACTCTGTTTATATACCTGTGAAGGATGTGAAAGAATGGAATGCGAATGTGGAAGAGGTGTTGCTGAAAATTCCGGAGGGTGAGGTCTCAGCAATGAGGGAGGAGGTTATAAAGGTGATTCCGAATATTATTTATGCAGATCCTGCGTCTGAGTTAGATTCCTTTGAAGATGCGTTTGATTTGGCAGTGAAAGGAATGGTTGAGAGAATAGAGAAGGTGAGGGAGGCGATGAGAAGAGGCATAGATCCTAGCATTGGTTTTGCAGATGAAGATCATTACAAGTATacattttcacaaaatttcagcTAA
- the LOC137816127 gene encoding probable polygalacturonase At3g15720: MQLEGTVTAPERVGVWKFLDNRRKWIQFSDISGLVMKGGGQIDGQGAAWWNSNDVSNRPTALHFHNCKDVRLSSIHHKNSPRNHISIDTCNSLEISHIHITAPEESPNTDGIDISGSSNIFIHSSHIQTGDDCIAINSGTSSVNISDIFCGPGHGISIGSLGRNGEDARVEEIYVRNCTFVGTSNGVRVKTWRGGRGYARKIRFEDIKVVGVKQPVIIDQEYSSVEMESERSAVKISEVSYRNVKGTSSSDSAVELSCDPNVGCSEILMEDISITKEDGSVATASCTNAHGTSSHCNPIVPCLN, from the exons ATGCAGCTGGAGGGGACTGTCACTGCCCCAGAAAGAGTTGGGGTTTGGAAATTTTTGGATAACAGAAGGAAATGGATACAATTCTCGGACATATCTGGTCTTGTAATGAAGGGAGGAGGGCAGATAGATGGACAAGGTGCTGCGTGGTGGAACTCCAATGATGTCTCCAACAGGCCCACT GCTCTTCATTTCCATAACTGTAAAGACGTAAGACTTAGTTCGATCCATCACAAGAACAGCCCCAGAAATCATATAAGCATAGATACGTGCAATAGCCTAGAGATATCCCACATTCACATTACTGCACCAGAGGAAAGTCCAAACACCGACGGCATAGATATCTCTGGATCATCCAACATCTTTATACACAGTTCCCACATTCAAACTG GTGATGACTGCATTGCCATAAACTCGGGTACTTCTTCGGTTAATATAAGCGATATTTTTTGTGGACCTGGCCACGGCATCAG CATTGGGAGCCTGGGACGCAACGGAGAGGATGCGAGAGTTGAAGAGATATACGTGAGGAACTGCACCTTCGTGGGAACATCGAACGGAGTGAGAGTGAAGACATGGAGGGGTGGACGAGGTTATGCGAGGAAGATAAGATTTGAAGATATTAAAGTTGTCGGAGTGAAGCAGCCGGTGATTATCGACCAGGAATATTCCTCGGTGGAGATGGAAAGTGAGAGAAGTGCAGTGAAAATAAGCGAGGTGAGTTACCGGAACGTGAAGGGAACAAGTAGCAGTGACAGTGCAGTGGAGCTGAGTTGTGATCCGAACGTAGGTTGCAGTGAGATTTTAATGGAGGATATTTCCATAACCAAAGAAGATGGGAGTGTAGCAACTGCATCATGCACAAATGCACACGGCACCTCCTCTCACTGCAATCCAATCGTCCCTTGTCTTAACTAG